The sequence TAGGGATTAAGGTTAATTTGTTATAATACAACCTAAAATTTTATCAAGGAAAAATATGTCAAAAGTATGGAAATTCGGTGATAATATTGACACAGATGTCATAATAGCAGCTAGATACCTAAATACTAGCGATCCAGAAATTTTAGCTAAGTATGTAATGGAAGATGCAGATAAAGATTTTAGCTCTAAGGTTAAAGCCGGCGATTGCATTGTAGCTGGTGAAAACTTTGGTTGTGGAAGTAGTCGTGAACACGCTCCAATAGCGATTAAAGCAGCTGGAATAAGTGTCGTAATCGCTAAATCATTTGCTAGGATTTTTTATAGAAATAGCTTTAATACAGGCCTATTGATACTTGAGTGCGCTCAAACTGATAGCATTAATGAAGGCGATGAATTAGAAATTGATTATAGTGGTGGAATTATTAAAAATTTAAGCCAAAATTGCGAGTATAAATTTGAACCAATTCCTGAATTTATGCAAGAACTAGTAAAGTCTGGCGGACTAATTAACTACGCTAAAAGCACTCTTTAAGGATATTTATGAAAAGTTATAATATTTGTGTAATAAAAGGCGATGGAATCGGCCCAGAGATCGCCGATGAGGCTATAAAAGTTCTTGATAGTGTGAGTGCTAAATTTAATTTTGAATTAAATTATGAGTACTATTTGATGGGAGGGGCAGCAATAGATGTCTTTGGTGAGCCTCTTCCTGATGAGACGTTAAATGGCGCTAGAAAGAGTGATGCGGTACTTTTTGGTGCGATTGGTGGCGAAAAATGGGATAATCTACCTAGACATCTTCGCCCAGAGAGTGGGCTATTAAAGCTTAGAAAATCACTAAACGCATATGCAAATTTGCGTCCAGCAATGATATATGATGAGCTTATTAACGCCTCAACATTAAAAGCTGAGGTTATAAAGGGTGTAGATATCTTAGTTGTTAGAGAGCTAACTGGTGGATTATACTTTGGTCAGCCTAGAGAAAAGCTCGAAGATAGAGCCTATAACACAATGACTTATACAGTTAGCGAGATTGAAAGAATTGCTAAAATTGCCTTTGAAGCAGCGATGAAAAGACGTAAAAAAGTTTGTATGGTAGATAAGGCAAATGTACTTGAAACTAGTCAATTATGGCGTGAAGTAACAGCAAAA is a genomic window of Campylobacter devanensis containing:
- a CDS encoding 3-isopropylmalate dehydratase small subunit: MSKVWKFGDNIDTDVIIAARYLNTSDPEILAKYVMEDADKDFSSKVKAGDCIVAGENFGCGSSREHAPIAIKAAGISVVIAKSFARIFYRNSFNTGLLILECAQTDSINEGDELEIDYSGGIIKNLSQNCEYKFEPIPEFMQELVKSGGLINYAKSTL
- the leuB gene encoding 3-isopropylmalate dehydrogenase codes for the protein MKSYNICVIKGDGIGPEIADEAIKVLDSVSAKFNFELNYEYYLMGGAAIDVFGEPLPDETLNGARKSDAVLFGAIGGEKWDNLPRHLRPESGLLKLRKSLNAYANLRPAMIYDELINASTLKAEVIKGVDILVVRELTGGLYFGQPREKLEDRAYNTMTYTVSEIERIAKIAFEAAMKRRKKVCMVDKANVLETSQLWREVTAKVAQNYPDVTLEYMYVDNAAMQLVRYPTGFDVILTENLFGDILSDEASMVCGSIGLLPSASMGGDVGIYEPIHGSAPDIAGQGIANPIAMILSAAMMLRYALGENEAANCIENAIKAVLKDGYRTKDIAKFDAVEICTTSEIGSIISDYIKKQ